From Cydia splendana chromosome 4, ilCydSple1.2, whole genome shotgun sequence, one genomic window encodes:
- the LOC134789967 gene encoding uncharacterized protein LOC134789967: protein MWWLLLAAVIGSAHGQLTAQTSVAPELRECYTDPTLNRNNLAPATINVLIDIIQKVEDHPNVNMDLRQIATTLLHTYRQDGIEYHQPESNLLNSANILPWAATFHSFYRHKLILTRLIPNNLQVFENTTLSSPLKCAIHAMLSTTVDARLHGNGNCNEFSQYRALRTARQVPEDIDADVEIIDPDVLNTKNKIGQMRQYNPKNDIEYNDFSGSKSERQLLGESLCPILSGAVKTTWGEVSAGSLIAGIAAGSEAQRVPTQELSKGSVLNYPNVQQTVSSLYAATLSGDLGEAVLIQGTERGSASISIGAAGYWNSTQATKYYMLRTRQNIEMTDPEIRGDIDGFILGLNLNTPLGTYSSLKLSQLIDMYYSSNGVFNHGFRACNRRSLMQEYITADNLVTETYTFAAALDTQIPLRGTITGGFDDLVNSAVTNFQSYASSTMNDLNCASTDTVASSHNYRLKTNLYLVVDAAWQYEVIYPAVSYLLDSIEVGKFGSSVTLLNAFDGQVVINTTWSLADFHSEYTLAKHQSMFTGVNLQNTFTNIRTFMQEKMENETLHNYVGGNSSVLLFLLNSGNLQNDELVWEQARILNETVPDLRILFATSTNQYDNLWNLVRDMHQDIHTISLTTTVNHIEAFASTLNRIQQVGRRIINPLCGARFPHDVNSGSRSFDDYVEPGYINYYSIHPNYFYTDDENRRLRIARTGAGVGSLVICHSRTFTQPRQNGTALGLDENAITCQTIASTGNVEISMRNLCDGYFTVNSCPFLYVSVQSTTTSVSAFTATCTEAACRFPYNVRYSVQIESFGCYSSSTSIAASLLMVISALVINLFRSS from the exons ATGTGGTGGCTATTGCTGGCGGCCGTCATCGGCAGCGCCCACGGGCAGCTCACGGCGCAGACCAGCGTGGCTCCAGAGCTGCGGGAGTGTTACACAGACCCCACCCTCAACCGGAACAACCTGGCCCCTGCCACGATCAATGTGCTTATTGATATCATACAGAAGGTAGAAGATCACCCTAATGTCAACATGGACCTCAGGCAGATTGCGACTACATTACTACATAC GTACAGGCAAGACGGTATAGAATATCACCAGCCGGAATCTAACTTGCTTAATTCGGCCAACATTTTGCCGTGGGCGGCTACATTCCATTCCTTTTATCGTCATAAGTTAATTTTGACGAGGTTGATTCCTAACAATCTCCAAGTATTTGAAAATACTACCCTTTCGTCACCACTAAAG TGCGCCATTCATGCCATGCTATCGACAACTGTGGATGCAAGACTTCATggaaatggaaattgcaatgaGTTCTCTCAGTACCGTGCCCTGAGGACGGCAAGACAGGTTCCCGAAGATATCGACGCAGACGTCGAAATTATAGATCCTGACGTGCT TAATACTAAGAACAAGATCGGCCAAATGAGACAATACAATCCGAAGAATGATATTGAGTACAACGATTTTAGCGGCAGCAAATCTGAACGTCAACTACTCGGAGAAAGCTTATGTCCCATACTGAGTGGTGCAGTTAAGACTACCTGGGGAGAAGTATCTGCTGGTAGCCTGATAGCAGGGATTGCCGCTGGTTCGGAAGCACAACGTGTTCCGACTCAAGAATTATCAAAGGGTTCAGTCCTTAACTACCCTAATGTCCAGCAAACTGTTTCATCATTATATGCCGCAACATTATCAG GCGACTTAGGCGAAGCAGTGTTGATCCAAGGAACCGAGAGAGGAAGTGCCTCAATTTCCATTGGAGCAGCTGGTTACTGGAACAGTACGCAGGCGACCAAATACTACATGCTGCGCACTCGTCAGAACATCGAAATGACGGACCCTGAGATCCGTGGCGACATAGACGGTTTTATTTTGGGCCTTAATTTAAATACTCCCCTCGGAACATACAGTTCTTTGAAACTGTCGCAATTAATCGACATGTACTACTCAAGT AACGGAGTCTTCAATCATGGTTTTAGAGCATGCAACCGTCGATCGCTAATGCAGGAGTACATCACAGCAGACAACTTAGTGACGGAAACATACACGTTCGCAGCGGCTTTAGATACTCAAATACCTTTGAGAGGAACTATCACCGGAGGATTCGACGACTTGGTCAACAGCGCCGTTACCAACTTCCAGAGTTATGCCT CTTCTACCATGAATGACCTGAACTGTGCCAGCACCGATACCGTTGCATCGAGCCATAATTATCGCCTAAAGACAAACCTTTACCTGGTAGTCGACGCCGCTTGGCAGTATGAGGTCATCTACCCAGCAGTGTCTTACCTCTTGGACTCCATAGAAGTCGGCAAATTTGGCTCCAGTGTGACACTACTGAATGCCTTTGACGGTCAAGTTGTGATCAACACGACTTGGTCTTTGGCAGACTTCCATTCTGAGTACACTCTTGCCAAACACCAATCAA TGTTCACCGGGGTAAATTTGCAGAATACATTCACAAATATCCGTACTTTTATGCAAGAGAAAATGGAGAATGAAACCTTACACAATTACGTTGGCGGCAACTCGTCGGTGCTTCTGTTCTTATTGAACAGCGGGAATCTGCAGAACGATGAATTAGTTTGGGAGCAAGCACGTATTTTGAACGAAACTGTACCTG acTTGAGGATTCTATTTGCAACTTCGACGAATCAATACGATAATCTGTGGAACTTGGTCCGCGACATGCACCAGGATATCCATACAATTTCCCTAACAACCACTGTTAACCACATTGAAGCTTTTGCTTCTACGCTAAATCGTATTCAACAAG TCGGAAGAAGAATAATCAATCCCCTCTGCGGAGCAAGATTCCCCCACGATGTGAACTCCGGGAGCAGAAGCTTCGACGATTATGTGGAGCCCGGCTACATCAACTACTACTCCATCCATCCCAATTACTTCTACACCGACGACGAGAACAGGAGGCTTCGCATTGCGCGAACAGGAGCCGGCGTGGGCAGCCTTGTTATTTGCCACTCGCGGACTTTTACTCAACCAAG ACAAAATGGCACAGCATTAGGTCTAGACGAGAACGCAATCACGTGCCAAACCATCGCCAGCACCGGCAACGTTGAGATCAGCATGCGCAACCTTTGCGACGGCTACTTCACCGTCAACTCCTGCCCCTTCCTCTACGTCTCCGTGCAGTCCACCACCACCAGCGTGTCTGCCTTCACTGCCACTTGCACAG AAGCAGCGTGTAGATTCCCGTACAACGTGAGGTATTCCGTGCAGATCGAAAGCTTCGGCTGCTACAGCAGCTCGACCAGCATCGCCGCAAGCCTCTTAATGGTCATTTCTGCCCTCGTCATCAATTTGTTCCGATCGTCTTAG